The Solibacillus sp. FSL W7-1436 genome window below encodes:
- a CDS encoding CdaR family protein, translating into MDKIFDSSWMLRLTALFLAVALFLYIQTEEKRETDSGPSNETDVITNVPLEVYYDSDNLFVTGLPETVDVKISGPKQIVMKTKLEKDFKLFVDLNSLLIGEHSVTIHQENFSEKLDVSIEPRIINITIEEKVTEQFRVEPEMNNRLLAENFILDEMTAEPSKVAVTGAKSVIDNISYVKATVSGEKDLNESFEQEATVKVLDRDLNKLDVSINPDKVNVKVEINEYSKEVPIKINEIGEPVEGLTIDNISLEKSDITVYGSKSVVDSLKEVVVDVDVSKIKKSGPYEFKIELPTGATKLSQDKLTVRANVSGEPVREQEKDSEADNDSNNEDTDGN; encoded by the coding sequence ATGGATAAAATATTTGATAGCTCATGGATGCTCCGTTTAACCGCTTTGTTTTTAGCGGTAGCCCTCTTCCTGTATATTCAAACAGAAGAAAAACGAGAAACGGACTCGGGTCCATCCAATGAAACAGATGTCATCACAAATGTACCATTGGAAGTGTACTATGATTCTGATAACCTATTTGTTACAGGGCTCCCTGAAACGGTCGATGTGAAAATTTCAGGACCGAAACAAATTGTAATGAAAACAAAGCTTGAAAAAGATTTCAAACTCTTTGTCGATTTAAACTCATTGTTAATTGGGGAACATAGCGTTACAATACATCAAGAAAACTTTTCCGAAAAACTGGATGTGTCAATTGAGCCTAGAATTATTAATATAACGATTGAGGAAAAGGTTACAGAACAGTTTCGTGTAGAGCCGGAAATGAATAACCGCCTTTTAGCTGAAAACTTCATACTGGACGAGATGACGGCAGAACCGTCGAAAGTAGCAGTAACAGGAGCGAAGAGCGTCATTGATAACATAAGTTATGTAAAGGCGACAGTTTCAGGCGAGAAAGATTTGAATGAATCATTTGAGCAGGAAGCGACTGTAAAGGTACTCGACCGTGATTTGAATAAGCTCGATGTCAGCATTAATCCGGATAAGGTCAATGTAAAAGTAGAAATAAATGAATATAGTAAAGAAGTCCCGATTAAAATCAATGAAATTGGGGAACCAGTAGAGGGGCTTACAATTGACAATATATCCCTGGAAAAATCTGACATAACGGTATATGGTTCGAAATCTGTAGTGGATTCATTAAAAGAAGTTGTTGTAGACGTCGATGTTTCAAAAATAAAAAAATCCGGTCCGTACGAATTTAAAATCGAGCTTCCGACAGGAGCTACCAAGTTATCACAAGATAAACTAACGGTACGCGCAAATGTGAGCGGTGAGCCGGTTCGTGAACAGGAAAAAGATAGTGAAGCAGATAATGATTCTAACAATGAAGATACAGATGGAAACTAA
- the cdaA gene encoding diadenylate cyclase CdaA, whose translation MQIIEQFTDIAAVDMIFKVLDVLLVWYVVYKALTLIKGTKAVQLLKGLLIVVLAKFATYVFGLDTLDWLLQEVIDWGFLAIIIIFQPEIRRALEQIGRGKIFQRTNNQQEDEQTRLVEAMKKSVSYMAKRRIGALISIEKDTGLNEYVETGIKMDAAISSELMINIFIPNTPLHDGAVIIQKNQIAASACYLPLSESAFISKELGTRHRAALGLSEVTDAITVVVSEETGAISITANGNLHRNLTITEFEELLRKLWFGPEQDSNLASKWTWGGKKNG comes from the coding sequence ATGCAAATAATTGAGCAATTTACAGACATTGCTGCTGTAGATATGATTTTTAAAGTACTGGACGTACTGCTCGTATGGTACGTAGTTTATAAAGCATTGACCCTCATTAAAGGAACGAAAGCCGTTCAATTATTGAAAGGGTTATTAATTGTGGTGTTAGCGAAATTTGCTACCTACGTTTTCGGTTTGGACACCCTCGACTGGTTGCTGCAAGAAGTAATTGACTGGGGTTTCTTAGCTATTATTATTATATTCCAGCCGGAAATTCGCCGAGCACTTGAGCAAATAGGACGAGGCAAGATTTTCCAGCGAACGAATAACCAGCAGGAAGATGAACAGACACGCTTAGTCGAAGCGATGAAAAAGTCTGTAAGTTATATGGCAAAACGCCGAATTGGAGCACTTATTTCGATTGAAAAAGATACAGGATTAAATGAATATGTAGAAACGGGCATTAAGATGGATGCCGCCATTTCTTCTGAATTAATGATTAATATTTTCATCCCAAATACACCGTTACATGACGGGGCCGTAATTATACAGAAAAACCAAATAGCCGCTTCGGCATGTTACTTGCCTTTGTCAGAAAGTGCATTTATATCCAAAGAACTTGGTACTCGTCACCGGGCAGCACTTGGGTTAAGTGAAGTGACAGATGCAATTACTGTTGTTGTATCAGAAGAAACAGGTGCGATTAGTATAACAGCTAACGGTAATTTACACCGTAATCTCACTATTACAGAATTTGAAGAATTACTGCGTAAATTGTGGTTTGGCCCTGAGCAAGATTCTAACTTAGCATCTAAGTGGACTTGGGGAGGGAAAAAGAATGGATAA